Part of the Impatiens glandulifera chromosome 8, dImpGla2.1, whole genome shotgun sequence genome is shown below.
ggagctttgggataGATTCTATAAAAACCTGAAGCTGATCAGTTTCGcaagcgaatggaatgaaattaaAGAAGCGACACTACTCAAATCCAAGGGAAATATATTTGCAataagcgtgttcaagtgccgCTTTGGAGTattggtgtataacatttggaaagaacggaatgcaacggtatatggcagaacacgtaggagcgttgaagaattatggaaagatattgtatcagatTGCAGCACCCTCGTGAGAACGTGGAGAAAAATTCCAAgtacggagcagaactggattatctgtaggaactggaatttaccgttttttgaactcactagaattgaaagcattgtaatcagataattcatttacgtttttatctttttagcttttcttcagaatgttacgacttcaaaattattctatgcctgtctagaatgatcttttaaactcgtggtttttttcctgttttaggaatttttaatgaaatgacgataagtcgtttttcccctCCAAAAAAGTCTTGCCTTATGGTTCTTCTCCTCTAGAGGACGAAGTTCTTTCTTTAGTATTGAACTGATATATGATCTGCATTCTTAATTCTGGACACTTAATTTGCTTTTAGTCATTCAAAAGCATGATTAGAGGTTAAAAAATGAATTGTCATATATGAGAATTGAgatatgattctatataattcagattttttaatattttgatattggtcaattttattaaattctttctTGCGACATCTTAGTCCCGATTGGCATGGCTCACATTCGGAGTCTTCTGAGCTTAATTCAGAAATGTTCTCATTGTTCAGAACATTTAATCCAGAATTACAACTTATTGAATCTGATTCGAATTCTTCAGATTGTGAGTTTTGAAGAGTTATAATCGTTTTGTATCTTCTGggatttcaaattttttaatttttttctttgcccAACAACATTTTGATCCGTGTCCAAATTTTCTACAATTGTGACAtttcctattattttttaaattctttggtcttgtttgagatttttcatCCCTCCTTTGATTTTTCATTTCTAAATGTGTCTGGAAgattttctatatttatgaaATCTATTGTATGTTGAACCTCTATCTTTGCTAAATGTAGGTTTATCTAGACCGAATTGTAGGCATAATTGACCTAATTGTTTTCTATCATTTAAACTATGTCTTTGAATTTGTTGACATAGCTTAATCTCATTACATAAGGCTAATCCTTCTTGAATACAAGTATCTATTAATGCACCATATATAGTTTTCATATAGTATCATTGTATAATtctttttgagatttttctaACACTATCAGCAAATAGGACTTGGGAGTCtgtcaataaattttgattttcagtTTACATTATTACATTATGGGAGTTCCATGACTCTACTAAGGAAGGTATCTTTATACCATCTAAAGTTTGGAAGTGTTTTACACCTTAGATTTTGTAATAACGGAACCTTATAGTATCACAATTATCACTGAAGTACCTTCTTGTGAAGTGTTCATTAATATTAACTGCATGGAAGTGATAGAAAGTAGTGGAGAAATGTGAAGAGGAGACTATAAAAGTAGATCGAAGTAACTCAAACAAAGTTGGAGCCAAACATGCGAGGATGCGACGTAAATATAATCGCTGGAATTCGAGAAATACAAATTGGGATTCTAAAGTAGAGTAAGAGTAGTCAAAGAGGAAGTTCACTacagaattaaaattttaaaattgtaggtCTTGTATGcttttgttgtttgtttgtttgtttccaaTCATATACTTTAGGATCGTCgtttgtcatccttaatcaaaactagagattgtctaactttgattttgACCCTCTCCCACTTTTCGACTATTTAATGAAATAGCGCTAAACTGttttctagaaaaaaaattactgcTAGTGTATAAACTATATGTTCTACAAGaatattgttttcttgttttacaGTGTTAATGATTGAATCTCTATCATCTTGGGAAAAATAATTCTCTCACCATCCATTTAGTTGTCTTGTAAACCCAACAACAATAATTGTAGCTATAGTTTTATCAATATTGTTACTATTATTACAAATGGTTGAGTACATTAACATTCTATGtactatattataattttgtttgtttgaataaccatcaatattcaattcatatatCTTGTTACCAGAATAACTGATATCAATTGTATTTGTATATTCTTCATGCAAGACATCCATTGGGGTCGGTCTGCTATAATAGAATTTTCTTTGAATGGGTTTATCAGCccatttattgattttattaatctGGTCTTTGAAGACTTATTTtttatctgatttttttaatcaagttaaattataattctttatcTAGAGTTTTTATGCTCAGTTTGCTAAATTTTTCATCAAGAATTTTTTCTAGTGCATTGGCCTTAATTTGAAATCAGATATTATTGGCAGAGGTCGGAAGCTTGGGGaagcttctttttcttttggggCTATTCTTATGACACCTGGTTCGATTTCATTTAGTgaacttattatattttcaaccTTATTATCGATGAATTGTAACTATTCTCCTTGAATATTTaggaataaatttatataattttgatgttcAAACATGTTATTAATATGTTTACAAGTTACTGGTAGTGTATCATTTTCAATTAGTTTTGAAAATGCTGCAAAATGTGTAATTTTTCcactttttttaatatgaaaagttTATTGAGGCGGATATATTCCTATGTAGGTTTTGCCAGTTTCTAGCATATAATTTCTTTCAATAacaactatataatttttttacataaatgctTATAAACTATGAGGTAAAgggatttaaataattttttcctgTGCAGAATTCATAgaattgtttttcaaattgttctatttttgaaatatgaaaactttaaaaaaaaccaTTTCTGAATTGGGTATAACCCAgatctttaaattttattggaGTAACTTTTCTAGCTGGGGATCCAATACTGAAATCTATTATGGGTTTATAATTCATTAGATAGAAAAGTCCATTTCCGACATTGTCGGTTCTAATTCATTTTAGGTTTGAGTGTGGGTGTTATTTTCTCTAAcaatattttgtctatttattttcttataagtattatataatatatatgttttaatttataaatattattctggtatatcttgatataccaaaatattgaaaatctcatacattttatgtaccaataattttggtataggtataataaacaataagaccataaatagtcttatgggtgttttaaattttcattgaaaaatgaaatataataaataaaaaatatgattaggctcgaaaaagctcgacgagCCATCAAGCGAGTCTTACATAAGCTCGAATTGGCTCGAATCTTAAACATACtagctcgagctcggctcgaattcgattttgaccgaactcgaATCGAGCTTTAACCGAGAGGCTCACGAGcgactcggctcatttacacccctagttcacccgttcataaacttaatactgtaaaaaataaaattaaaaatactatatgtatgtttcgaacttacaactcaacaaaacaagtacaactatttaaccaactatgttaataagactttatattttaaattcaacactaaatttgatgaacgcgaaacttttttaattatataagttcaattttttgactaactaatttttatatatataatgatgcttaatttttaaaatgtctgaattgtcgggtcgagagatgtgattaatttaaatatatatgtgagagtaaattaaaaattatattaatattatataattattcgtGCATTTACACTGACCACGGaccaatattatataatgagaaaatgatattaaatgaaaaatattttagtatgaAAACTTAAAACTCTAAATATCACTTTTTACAATTGTAAGGACTCAACTCTCATAAGGAAGATAAATGAATGACTTAAGAAGTAGAAGTCAATGATTTAAGAAAGAGATTGGATAAATATAATTGTATTCTtctttactttttactttttaagaAATTACTCTAGAAAAGTTTAACCTTTTTCCTAAAGAATAAGattcatacaatatttttatttgagaaatgCCTATATAACGAAAGTTTTactacacaaaataataaaatctaagaAGATTAATACATATTCATAgagttttgtttaaaaaaaagaaataacattGTTGAAATTAGTCATGTATTCTCAagtaaaattaacatttttcatCTTTGTATTATCTTTAATAATGTTTAGTGTATCTGCATCACCTACTATAGCCACATGGTATGGACCTGCCAATGGTGCTGGTACTGATggtaaaaaatcattttttatttacaacatatgttattaaatttgtcaAAACGAAGAAATTTATGTcttatatgtaatatatataaaggcGGAGCATGTGGATATGGTAATACTGTCGAGTCAAATTATGGAAAATTTGTAACCGCAGTCGGTAATGGATTATTTAAAGGTGGCCAAGAATGTGGTGCTTGTTATCaggttcattttttttatgttgatcATATGAGATGAAACAACTTTTAGATCTATTtattcaacatatatatatgtatataggtGCAATGTTCGTCACACCCAGCATGTTCAAAAAAACCGATAAAGGTAGTTGTTTCCGATCAATGTCCAGAATGTAATCCTGATCAATTTGATCTGAGTGGCACCGCATTTGGTGCCTTAGCAACTAATGGGAAGGCTGCTGAACTCCGTATTGCTGGGAAGATCCAGATAAATTACcaacggtatatatatatttatttatcgatCTTTTTCTTTTACATGTGTTGATATTTTTCGACAATTTATATGGCATGGGTGCAGGGTTCCGTGTCAATATGggcaaaaaataaaatttgtagtCGATAAAGGTTCGAACCCAAATTATATAGCCGTAAATATAGAGGAAGAAGGTGGAGATGGCGACCTCAGTAAAGTAGAGATTAAACAAGGATCGGGCGAGTTTCGAGTTGCACATCAGATATTCGGGGCTACATGGGGTATCAACTCCTTGGTACCGGGTCCTTTATCTATTCGTCTCACCACAAGCAGTGGACGATCTGTCATAGCTAATAACGTTATACCAGTTGGTTGGCACCCTGGTGCAACTTATTCTTCCTCCGttcaattttaaagttattttaactAAGACATTATTTTAGCTACCTAGTATCGGTGGGTGGTTATAATCTTGTTTaagatattcaaataataaaataagtttagtCTTAATacttatttcttatataaattataatgctGAATAAAAGTTTGGTGTTAGAATGATATTAAAACACGTTATAAgacttgaaaaatgaaataagtaTTTGTTCGTAAAACATTCGGGATTTATATGTCCTTGATGGTGAGGACGAATTGTCAAATACCTCTGTATTATTGTCCATGAGTCATTTTTTCATCTGAAGTCTTTTTCTTCTAGAAAAAATATGTATTCGTTTATTGTAAATCCATTATTATTGGATTCTGTTTCATTATCGCCAAGTATTTTGGCATAGGTGGGCTGATCTTTTTGATTATTGGGATCCTGAGAGAGATTCATTGTTATGCGTTTTTGTTTCCCATATTGAGATATAACCGTTGGTGTCCTACCTCGCCTCTTCCTCTAAAAGAGGAGGGCCTCCTTCCTCTATTAGAGAAAGATTCATAACTCTTTATGCTcatttctataaatttaaaaactgaCGAGTCGAAAAATCAAggtgattattatattttcccTTCTTATAcgttatttcaaaatcaaataggGCCAAATGAGCTTGTCATCTggcaaatatttgttttgatacatCATGTTTAAAGTCTTTTTGAAACATAAATTTAGATGCGTTGCAGTctgttaatttaataaattttttattatataaatcgtCTTGAAATTTTAACACATATTTTACTATAGCGAGTATTTCTTTGGCGATTGTTGCATAATTCTTTTGGGATTCGTTCTGTTTTTCATAATGGAATCTGACAAGATAGACAATAaggattgaaaatattattcattatctTCTTAATTTCTGATGGAGCATTTATTAATCTAGATGGCATAACAATCCATTCATAATGTCCAATAGGGACATTAAAAGCTGTGTTATACCTATCAGACTTTTCAATCTAGATTTGTCAATATCTtgattttttatcaaattttgaaaatattagaCTATCATATAGTCTGTCtagtaagtatttttttattattagaaattGGATGTctaatccattttaataccTTGTTGAGgggtttataattaattaataatcttggtACACCCCTTTTAATTTTTGAGTGTTTATTCACGTAGAAAGTTGTACATGACCAAGGGGATTGTGATGAACTTATTAGCCCTTTTGTGAAAGAGTAACTATTTCTTTTTtacataattctaaatattccGAATTCATTTGGCAAGGTCTTTCCTTTGTAGAAATATTCACTTCATTAAAATAATCTTCATAAAGTAGTGAAACCATGTGTTTCTTTCTATCCCAAAATGCATTAGGATGCTCATTATAAATTTCtattgaaattttatgttttagtaAATAAAGTACAGTAgaaactctataaaataatatacttgggacgaccaaaatttattaattaaaagagttattaatttatcgataaattaataattattaatttatatattaattaatattttattaatttatagtaaaatacttAGTTTATAAACACCTTTAAACTTCcacttaattattgtatacaatACATGTactttatatcaaatgaatgacccaatttgaaagaaaaatttaaTCTCCCACCTTATTATGCTTCTTGTGTTCAATGTATCACTTTAtgaacattaaaaatattttatatataaacaagatcaaaatactgtaggttaacacaaacaaatcataCACACAACATAGCTTCCCATCTTAAAAGTGTGAAAAAAACAACAATGACAGACGAGATTCAAAGAGCATTATGCAAGCACAACAAGGATAATCCAAGTCTCACTCAAAAACAATTGCAATAATGGGTTCATAGTAACTATGGTTTTCAATGGAGCCCCCTCCGCGAAACGAAGTTATTAAAGCGACAatcacattgaacaatttcttgttgAGCTATGAGAAAACAACACCAGAAGTTCTTACCATGCTAAGGAAAATTAGAGACGACATTCAAGCGgaaattgatttcaacaaaaaacaaaagacaattgagtcatttttcaagaaaccttcataaatcattcatgtaatatgctatatataaggaattattaatttatattttatatagggtctaaagaaattatcaaaaatgtattatcttataattttagcgaattattaatttagcacTCTATCCCCCGAGTCAGGACCgaccaaaaatattatcttagagagtttattaaataattgagtattaatttatcgagtttCTACTGTATTTTTTTCCTTGTAATCTGGAGGATTCCTAATTGTTACAAgacttatttcttattttagaaaatatatttgatcttgCTTTGATACAGACATATATACTATGTAAAATTTTAGTGAATGGTTCAAtaataaattctagaaaaatacCATTTTCTTGAAAGTTTCTGTAATGCCCTTACTATCAATTTTCTTATTGGataaatagtatttaaaaaTGGGGTACCAATTATGACCTAGTTAGAGATATCTTTAGCAAGTATAAAACTTTGTACAATACACTTATTATCCGTACATATGTAAGCTTTAGGAAATTTATATTGGATTTATAGTTTATCACCACCTACATGCCACGGGGTATgcattgttttataaaaatatctagTAGGAATTAATCCTTCTTGTATAACATTTAGATCAGTTTCGCCGTCAACCAGAACAATAAGCGAATTTGTATAAtgattatcaattaaaaatgatatttttatgtgtCATTTCTGATATTTGACTATTTCTATTGTGGATAAGAAATTTTCTGAGAAGAtgttttctttaatttctattttctcttttcatttatgataagtttgattgttttcttgagttttattttcaaatttagtgATTCTTAATTcctgtataatattttaattttttaatattttaatttattctttaagattatttatttctttgtaAAGATTTTAGATAGATATACTATCTTCTTTGTTTTGATATTTGTTCTTAAGTTGGTTCATTACCTTAGTaatattataagatttattataatttaaaatcttgCCTTATGAGAAGTTGAGGACAATGAGAAgttggtattgaagaaaatatgggaggtaacccgggaaaaagcgcagaaagtagaatgagttcctcttgtatggtcaacaaaTATTATCCATCGACATCaattcatcctatggctcgccttctaggaaagactcaacactcgtgattgTATaaacaagtatatgagcatcccgaacgcgagttgtcttctatgcagaggaaatgaagaaaccatagatcacctattttGGAGCTGATGtgttgcttcagagctttgggacaaattctataaaagcctggagccgATCAGTTTTCCAaacgaatggaatgaaatcaaagaagcggcattactcaaagccaagggaaatataTTTGCAATAAGTGTGTTCAAGTACGACTTTGGAGTAGTGATGTATaatatttggcaagaacggaatgcaagggtatatggcagaaccaaggatcgttgaagagttatggaaatatattgTATCAGATTGTAGCACCCTGGTGGGAACGTGGAGAataattccaagcacggagtagaactggaatatctgtagtaATTGGAATTTATCGTTTTTTGAATTCactagaatcaaagtattgtaatcagataattcatttacgtttttagcttttattcagaatgttacgatttcaaaatcattctaggcctgtctggaatgatctcttaaactcgtggtttttttcccgtttttggaaattttaatgaaatgacgctaagtcgtttttcccaaaacaaCAAATCTTGCCTTATGGGTCTTCTCCTCTAGAGGACGAAGTTCCTTCTTAAGTATTGAACTTATATATGATCTGCATTCTTAATTCTAGACCCTTGATTTGCTTTTAGTCATTCAAAAGCATGATTAGAGGTTAAAAGATTAGTTTTCATATATGAGAATTGAgatatgattctatataattcagattttttgatattttgattttggtcaattttattaaattaattcttGGGACATCTTATTCTCGATTGTCATGACTCACATTCGGAGTCTTCTGAGCTTAATTCAGAAATGTCCTCATTGTTCAGAAGAACATTTAATCCAGAATTACTACTTGTTGAATCTGATTCGAATTCTTCAGATTCTGAGTttaaaagagtttgaataattaatcattttgtATCTTCTGGGATTtcaagatttttaattttttttgttgccCAACAATATTTTGATGTGTTTCCAAATTTTTAACAAATGTGACAtttcctattattttttaaattcttcggtcttgtttgatatttttcatcCCTCCTTTGATTTTTCATTTCTAAATGTGTCTGGGagaattttctatatttatgaaatttattgtaTGTTGACCCTCTATCTTTGCTAAATTTAGGGTTATCTAGACCAAATTGTAGGCAGAATTGACCTAAttgttttctttcatttaatatgTTGTTTAATTTGTTGACTTAGCTTAATCTCATTACATAAGGCTAATCCTTCTTGAATACAAGTATCTATTAATGCACCATATGTATAGTTTTCATATGGTATCATTGTATAATTCTTTTTAAGATTTCTTCTAACTCTATCAGCAAATAAGGCTTGGGAGTCCgtcaataaattttgattttcagtGTACATTATTACATTATGGGAGTTCCATGACTCTACTAAGGAAGTTATCTTTATACCATCTAAAGTTTGGAAGTGTTTTACAccttatattttgtaataatattcTTATGGTATCACGATTATTACTGAACCTTCTTGTGAAGTGTTCATTAATATTAACTGCATGGGAGTGATAAAAAGTAGTGGAGGAAAGTAAAGAGGAGACTATAAAAGTAGATCGAAGTAACTCAAACAAAGTTGAAGCTAATGAATACGCAGCTCACAAACAAACATCATCATATACAACAGTTCAATCACCAATAGTAAAGTCTAGAGCCAAACATGTGATGATGCGACGTAAATATAATCGTTGGAATTCGAGGAATATAAATTGGGATTCTAAAGTAGAGTGTGAGTAGTCAAAGAAGAAGTTCACTAtagaatcataattttaaaattgtaggtCTTATAtacttgtttgtttgtttccaaTCAGACACTCTAGGATCAATGtttgtcatcctttaatcaaaactagaaattgtctaactttcattttaACTCTCTCTcacttttgagttttttttattgaaatagcGCTAAACTGTTtttccaaacaaaaatattaactgCTAGTGTATAAACTACATGTTCAACAAGActtttgttttcttgttttacaGTGTTAATGATTGAATCTCTATCATCTTGGGAAAAATAATTGTCCCACCATCCCTTTAGATGTCTTGTAAACCCAACAACAATAATTGTAGCTATAGTTTTATCAATATTGTTACTATTATTACAAATGGTTGAGTACATTAACATTCTATGTACtacattataaatttgtttgtttgaataaccatcaatattcaattcatatatcttgttacctaTATAATTGATATCAATTGTATTTGTGTATTCTTCATTCAAGACATCCATTGGGGTCAGTTTGCTATAATAAATTTTTCTTTGAATGGATTTATCAGCccatttattgattttattaatctGGTCTTTGAAGACTTGTTTTTTATCTGATTTTTTAATCAAGTTAAATTGTAATTCTTTATCTAGAGTTTTTATGCTCagtttgtttaatttttcttcaagaattttTTCTAGTGCATTGCCTTAATTTGAAATCAGATATTATTGGCGGAGGTTGGaagcttctttttcttttggggTTATTCTTATGACACCTAGTTTGATTCCATttagttaacttattattttttcaaccttATTATCGATGGATTGTAACTATTCTCCTAgaatatttatgaataaatttatataattttgatgttcAAACATGTTATTAATATGTTAAAAGTTACTAATAGTGTATCATTTTCAATTAGTTTTGAAAATGCTGCAAAATGtgtaatttttctattttttttaatatgaaaagttTACTGAGGCGGATATATTCCTATACATAGATTTTGCCTGTTTCTAGTCTATAATTTCTTTCAATAacaactatataattttttacataaatgctTATAAACTATGAGGTAAAgggaatgaaat
Proteins encoded:
- the LOC124912960 gene encoding expansin-B15-like, with the translated sequence MFSVSASPTIATWYGPANGAGTDGGACGYGNTVESNYGKFVTAVGNGLFKGGQECGACYQVQCSSHPACSKKPIKVVVSDQCPECNPDQFDLSGTAFGALATNGKAAELRIAGKIQINYQRVPCQYGQKIKFVVDKGSNPNYIAVNIEEEGGDGDLSKVEIKQGSGEFRVAHQIFGATWGINSLVPGPLSIRLTTSSGRSVIANNVIPVGWHPGATYSSSVQF